TTGTTGGCAGGTGTTGCTGTAGGAATATCCGGATCGGATATCATCAACTGCCTTGGAGAGATCGTATTCGTATTCGCGCTCGATGGTCTTGCGTATGTCCTTCGGTTCGTATTTCTGAAAGGCAAGCCAGATGGCGTGCGTCGCTGCCCTCGCTCCCTTCATGCCCTCGGGGTGGTTGTGAGTGATCCTGGTTACCCGGTCGGTGGCCGCAAGCGCCTCTTCGAGCGGATGGCTCCGGTTAAGGAAGGCAGCCGGCGACACCCGCATTACCGCTCCGTTTCCATAGCTGTGATACGGCTGGGGATCAGGGCTCGCGATCCAGTTTCTGAACATGGTGCCGTAGCCACGATTCGGATGGTTCCGGCCCCATCGCTGCAGGGTGGGTGCGGCGGGCAGGTTGTCAAGGAGTATCTCCGCGACCGCTGCGGTACACACCGAGTCGTCGGTGTAAAAACAGTTGTTTTGTAAGAGCTCAACCTCCTCTGTCTCGAAGGGTACGAATAAATAGACCGAACCCGCGATATCTCCAATTATGGCTCCCCACATAGTGTTGCCTCCTGTCCGTGCTCTTTCCCGCTTTGCCCGACTACGCGCCACCAGTTTTCACGAAGCAGGAAAAAAGGCAGCGTTTCTTCAGGGACTGGTATCAGGTTCTCTGTGCTTTCCAGTCGGTGCCGCCCGGGCGGTCTTCAAGCACGATTCCCTTGGAACTTAGGTAGTCCCTTATTTCATCGGCCTTTTTCCAGTTCTTTTCCTCTCTGGCCGAGTTTCTCTCCTCTATAAGTTTTTCTATCTCAAAGGGATCTATGTCTGAGAGGTTGGCGGTGGACTTTCTTTTCTCCATGTACTCGGCCGGTTCCTCTGAGAGGACTCCGAGCACTCCGCATATCTCCTTTATCTTCTCAAGCGCTAGGGTTGCGCTTTGAGTCTTTCCCACGGAGTCAAGCGATCTGTTAATCGAGCGTATCAGGTCAAAAAGACTCCCCACCACATCGGCAGTATTGAAGTTGTCGCTCATCGAAGAGTGAAAATCCTCTTCGAATTTCCTGATCGAACCCTCAAGTGCGGGGTCGGAGCCCTTGGCTTCCCGCGCCTCTGCGGCTCTCAGCAGGGCCTGGTATATTCTCTCAAGCGCCGCCTCGCTGTCATGCATGCTTTTCTCCGAGAAATCTGCCGGGTTCTGGTAGTGGTGCGAGAGGAAGAAAAGCCTTATGGCCTCCGGGGACCATCTTTTAGTTGCCTCGGAAAGCGTGAAGAAGTTCCCCAGGGACTTTGACATCT
This sequence is a window from Candidatus Dadabacteria bacterium. Protein-coding genes within it:
- a CDS encoding ADP-ribosylglycohydrolase family protein codes for the protein MWGAIIGDIAGSVYLFVPFETEEVELLQNNCFYTDDSVCTAAVAEILLDNLPAAPTLQRWGRNHPNRGYGTMFRNWIASPDPQPYHSYGNGAVMRVSPAAFLNRSHPLEEALAATDRVTRITHNHPEGMKGARAATHAIWLAFQKYEPKDIRKTIEREYEYDLSKAVDDIRSGYSYSNTCQQTVPEAITCALESTSFEDAVRNAISLGGDSDTLAAIAGPIAEAMHGIPDHLVAQAVDQSLSGAPDIVKVMERMYKTAVRT